A window from Caldivirga sp. encodes these proteins:
- a CDS encoding metallophosphoesterase family protein produces MDKRGISAIVNGDKWLILADTHVGMEFELQEKGVRVPTQTSRIVSNIVSWAEEEGSSRIMILGDVKHELPYPIESINEVKSFIENLSKSFEEVVLVAGNHDGGLEQVVSRIGLSNVKFYDSRGFMANVNGKKALLMHGNSKPNLEDFEKAEVMVMGHTHPAVVIQDEHGFVTKRPAILKIRVDKGELGKRLYGKEIEGGELNIIVLPTANHLTIGVDVASTLTTVFDAPRTILRYVEPWRIPDKIEIYLTDLTYLGTLDIVKRVTFERVNFDSI; encoded by the coding sequence GTGGATAAGAGAGGTATTAGCGCGATTGTTAATGGTGATAAATGGTTAATATTGGCGGATACGCATGTGGGTATGGAGTTTGAACTCCAGGAGAAGGGGGTTAGGGTACCTACTCAGACAAGTAGGATAGTGAGTAATATTGTTTCCTGGGCTGAGGAGGAGGGGTCTAGTAGGATTATGATTCTTGGGGACGTTAAGCATGAGTTACCTTACCCCATTGAGTCAATTAATGAGGTTAAGTCATTTATAGAGAACTTATCGAAAAGTTTCGAGGAGGTTGTGTTAGTGGCTGGTAATCATGATGGTGGGTTAGAGCAGGTGGTTAGTAGGATTGGGTTAAGTAATGTTAAATTCTACGATTCAAGGGGCTTTATGGCTAATGTTAATGGTAAGAAGGCACTACTCATGCATGGTAACTCAAAGCCTAATCTTGAGGACTTCGAGAAGGCTGAAGTTATGGTGATGGGTCATACTCACCCAGCTGTGGTTATTCAAGATGAGCATGGTTTCGTAACGAAGAGACCAGCAATACTGAAAATTAGGGTTGATAAAGGTGAACTCGGTAAGAGACTGTACGGCAAAGAGATTGAGGGCGGAGAATTAAACATTATTGTACTGCCAACGGCTAATCACTTAACCATTGGTGTTGATGTAGCATCAACCCTAACAACAGTGTTTGATGCTCCCAGAACTATACTTAGGTACGTTGAACCATGGAGAATACCGGATAAGATCGAGATTTATTTAACGGATTTAACATACCTGGGAACACTAGATATTGTTAAGAGAGTTACATTTGAGAGAGTGAACTTCGACTCAATATAA
- a CDS encoding DNA topoisomerase IV subunit A → MVKDRGEALKVLEDWGRSIVDYIIKGDEPVMRIPARTLTNIIWDERKKILILGPKAIERRFLDLNEAKRFMQTTLMLKLIIQSIKENVYPTIRDLYYNGKHTMELSEPKLGKSFRENTWDEQSESNSVIEDIEVATGVLREEMGVSADVKGKIVGPIVVRSKGFEIDATKMGDTALSLPPNPDELEIVRMDAKYVLVVEKDAIFQRLNREGYWSSEKCILVTAKGMPDRATRRFVRRLSEDYGLPVYVFTDGDPYGWYIYSVYRSGSIKLSYENERLATPDAKFIGVTASDISKYKISDNYVIKATDRDVKRAQELRKYPWFQSHEWRREIDLFLRTKKKVEIEALSTHGLKFLHEYLLDKIHNNKWIE, encoded by the coding sequence ATGGTTAAGGATAGGGGGGAGGCGCTTAAGGTTCTTGAGGATTGGGGTAGGTCAATAGTTGATTACATTATTAAGGGTGATGAGCCGGTGATGCGTATACCAGCCAGGACTCTAACTAATATAATATGGGATGAAAGGAAGAAAATACTTATACTGGGTCCTAAGGCTATTGAGAGAAGATTCCTGGACTTGAATGAGGCTAAGCGTTTCATGCAGACGACGCTGATGCTTAAGTTAATTATTCAGTCAATTAAGGAGAATGTTTACCCAACAATAAGGGACCTGTACTATAATGGTAAGCACACAATGGAACTTAGTGAACCTAAGTTAGGTAAGTCATTCAGGGAGAACACGTGGGATGAACAGTCGGAGTCCAATTCCGTAATAGAGGATATTGAAGTAGCCACAGGTGTGCTTAGGGAGGAGATGGGTGTATCAGCTGATGTTAAGGGTAAGATCGTTGGACCTATTGTGGTTAGGTCAAAGGGTTTTGAGATAGATGCAACAAAAATGGGTGATACAGCCCTAAGCCTACCCCCAAATCCGGATGAATTAGAAATAGTCAGGATGGATGCTAAGTACGTTCTAGTGGTTGAGAAGGATGCAATATTTCAAAGGCTTAATAGGGAGGGTTACTGGAGCAGTGAGAAATGTATACTAGTGACTGCTAAGGGTATGCCGGATAGGGCAACTAGGAGATTCGTTAGAAGGCTTAGTGAGGATTATGGCCTACCAGTGTACGTCTTCACTGATGGAGATCCATACGGGTGGTACATTTACAGCGTCTACAGGAGTGGTTCAATAAAGTTGAGTTATGAGAATGAAAGGTTAGCAACACCTGATGCTAAGTTCATTGGGGTAACCGCCAGTGATATAAGTAAGTATAAGATTAGTGATAACTACGTCATAAAGGCTACGGATAGGGATGTTAAGAGAGCCCAGGAGCTTAGGAAATACCCATGGTTCCAGAGTCATGAATGGAGGAGGGAAATAGACTTATTCCTGAGGACTAAGAAGAAGGTTGAGATTGAGGCTTTATCAACGCATGGATTAAAGTTCCTGCATGAGTACCTCTTAGATAAGATACATAATAATAAGTGGATTGAGTGA
- a CDS encoding HIT domain-containing protein, translated as MKKWKASIMALYTPWRMDYITGAIDNKESGCFMCRAVKSNDELVVYRGDYCIVIMNKYPYNRGHLLIAPKRHVPGIVDLTDEELMECAMLIKASTCALTELLKPVDFNIGVNVGRIAGAGYEEHVHFHIVPRWNGDVNSVPIKYTLDAVINDIKGLIPELSKLIRRCMSNDGNSPEVHTNKS; from the coding sequence ATTAAGAAGTGGAAGGCAAGCATAATGGCATTATACACGCCGTGGAGGATGGACTACATAACTGGAGCTATTGATAATAAGGAGTCCGGATGCTTCATGTGCAGGGCTGTTAAAAGTAATGATGAGTTAGTTGTCTATAGGGGTGACTACTGTATAGTAATAATGAATAAATACCCATACAACAGAGGCCACTTGCTAATAGCCCCTAAGAGGCATGTGCCAGGTATAGTGGATTTAACCGATGAGGAGTTAATGGAATGCGCAATGTTGATTAAGGCATCCACCTGCGCGTTAACTGAATTACTCAAACCAGTAGACTTCAACATTGGTGTTAACGTGGGTAGAATAGCTGGGGCTGGTTACGAGGAGCATGTTCACTTCCACATAGTTCCTAGATGGAATGGAGACGTGAACAGTGTCCCCATTAAGTATACTCTTGATGCAGTTATTAATGATATTAAAGGATTAATACCCGAGTTAAGTAAACTAATCAGAAGGTGCATGAGTAATGATGGTAACAGCCCAGAGGTTCATACCAATAAGAGTTAA
- a CDS encoding TldD/PmbA family protein, whose product MDAEDIVKLALKLGFNEAVAVVRVSKWRMLRIANNEASVFNYWIDEWASVYLTKDKRVYTFSTSNLSENTIRTKLNDALSIIDRLNEDPEYVPITHHGSVSTWDSYDPSVENAEEKVIDMVKESIDASLSEGSVRNAGTFTYGVGESTYSDHTGLKLSWKGTYFNLAMRAFHNDPELSSMDALTGRRLSDIDAKGLGSRVGYMLSLASKLPKTSIEGRFRVIMSPLVAGHLYGVITNSWMNSYNVLRNLSPLSAKDVGNRVASESLTLIDLSADPSKVGSEPVDFEGNQTGNVTLVKGGVLSSFITNNRTASKLGVKSTGNAAHGWLMPSIRHLYMEPGSLKDDPQSMFNELGDGVFIQNNWYTRFQNIREGIFSTVCRDVVLLIKNGEPKFVLKGVRVSDRFNTLLNNYMDSTSKPTQVFWWDMHVPSTVPYTLVDKVNITKSFETH is encoded by the coding sequence ATGGATGCCGAGGATATAGTTAAATTAGCCTTAAAACTTGGGTTTAATGAAGCTGTTGCCGTGGTTAGGGTGAGTAAGTGGAGAATGCTGAGAATCGCCAATAACGAGGCTTCAGTCTTCAATTATTGGATAGATGAATGGGCTTCAGTCTATTTAACTAAGGACAAGAGAGTGTACACGTTCTCCACCTCTAACTTAAGTGAAAATACAATTAGGACTAAGCTTAATGACGCATTATCAATAATAGATAGGTTAAACGAAGATCCTGAATACGTCCCGATTACGCACCATGGTTCGGTGTCAACTTGGGATTCCTATGATCCAAGTGTTGAGAACGCTGAGGAAAAGGTTATTGACATGGTTAAGGAATCCATTGACGCAAGCCTCTCTGAGGGTTCAGTAAGAAATGCGGGAACCTTCACATACGGTGTAGGTGAATCAACGTACAGTGACCACACTGGGTTGAAACTAAGCTGGAAGGGGACGTACTTTAATTTAGCCATGAGGGCCTTCCACAATGACCCAGAATTATCATCGATGGATGCTTTAACTGGAAGGAGACTTAGTGATATTGATGCTAAGGGCCTTGGTTCAAGGGTTGGCTACATGTTATCACTAGCTAGTAAACTACCTAAGACAAGTATTGAGGGTAGGTTCAGGGTTATTATGAGTCCACTTGTTGCAGGACACCTATACGGTGTAATAACCAATAGCTGGATGAACTCATACAATGTCTTACGTAACCTGTCTCCACTAAGTGCGAAGGATGTGGGTAATAGGGTGGCCTCAGAATCATTAACATTAATTGACTTATCAGCAGACCCATCAAAGGTTGGTTCAGAACCAGTGGATTTTGAGGGTAATCAAACAGGTAATGTAACACTGGTTAAGGGTGGGGTATTATCATCATTCATAACTAATAACAGGACTGCAAGTAAGCTTGGGGTTAAGTCAACAGGTAATGCGGCTCACGGTTGGTTAATGCCATCGATAAGGCACCTATATATGGAGCCAGGTTCACTTAAGGATGATCCTCAATCAATGTTTAATGAACTAGGTGATGGGGTTTTCATACAGAACAATTGGTACACCAGGTTCCAGAACATTAGGGAAGGCATATTCTCAACAGTATGCCGCGATGTTGTTTTACTGATTAAGAATGGGGAACCCAAATTCGTCCTTAAGGGTGTTAGGGTTAGTGACAGGTTCAATACGTTACTCAACAATTACATGGATTCCACAAGTAAGCCTACCCAAGTCTTCTGGTGGGATATGCATGTACCATCAACCGTACCCTATACCTTAGTAGATAAGGTTAATATAACCAAATCCTTTGAAACACATTAA